A portion of the Zymoseptoria tritici IPO323 chromosome 8, whole genome shotgun sequence genome contains these proteins:
- a CDS encoding uncharacterized protein (Related to glucanase B [Lysobacter enzymogenes]AAT77161.1) translates to MPDSLQIALKNDGDSDNIFAYVTGIAIKQEGKRCLLKANGKDLYFPQEVKDIGSKLAEDCAIPLGPPGNTTTITISQIAGGRIWFSEGPLTFLLNPGGPALVEPSVLNPSDPNAKVNFGFAEFTLNNDQLYANISYVDMVPRIPIALTLQQQSGETQHVAGMAPDGLDNMAESLKQQSQQDGQPWDKLIVSQDGRNLRILNATHGGAVGASFDGYFEPFVDEVWEKYKKEAKMQINTQAGPGILSGTVNHKGRLVIGDEEFEKPCTADILGCNSGPFTTGQSLTRNAIIPRLAAAFVRTALVDTEHHPSSPDTFYRRDPTNHYARLVHEHNVDKKGYAFAYDDVQPDEGEDQSGKVNAGDPVLFTVTVGGKSAAAGGSTDGNAQPQQNYDRPPPPPPPESHPNHQGSKQKLMGKLGGYAKGLLR, encoded by the coding sequence ATGCCGGACTCTCTGCAAATAGCGTTGAAAAATGACGGCGATTCTGACAACATCTTTGCCTACGTGACTGGAATTGCTATCAAGCAAGAAGGAAAGCGATGCCTTCTCAAGGCGAACGGCAAGGACCTCTACTTCCCGCAAGAGGTCAAAGACATCGGATCCAAGCTGGCAGAAGACTGCGCGATTCCCCTCGGGCCGCCTGGAAATACCACGACCATAACCATTTCGCAGATCGCCGGAGGAAGAATATGGTTCTCTGAGGGCCCTTTGACGTTCTTGCTCAACCCAGGAGGACCAGCCTTGGTGGAACCGTCAGTGTTGAATCCAAGTGATCCGAATGCAAAGGTCAACTTTGGCTTCGCTGAGTTCACATTGAACAATGATCAGCTCTATGCGAACATTTCATACGTGGATATGGTGCCCCGAATACCGATTGCACTCACGCTACAACAGCAGTCGGGCGAGACTCAGCACGTGGCAGGAATGGCACCTGATGGGCTTGATAACATGGCCGAGAGCCTCAAGCAGCAGTCGCAGCAGGACGGCCAGCCTTGGGACAAGCTGATCGTCAGCCAAGACGGCCGCAATCTGCGAATTTTGAATGCCACGCACGGTGGCGCTGTGGGCGCGAGCTTCGATGGCTACTTCGAGCCATTTGTGGACGAAGTGTGGGAGAAGTACAAGAAGGAAGCCAAGATGCAGATTAACACACAGGCGGGCCCAGGGATCTTGTCTGGAACGGTCAACCACAAAGGCAGGCTAGTCATTGGCGATGAGGAGTTCGAAAAGCCTTGCACCGCCGATATTCTGGGATGTAACAGCGGCCCATTCACGACGGGTCAGTCACTCACCCGAAACGCCATCATTCCTCGTCTAGCAGCCGCATTCGTTCGCACCGCGCTCGTCGACACGGAACATCATCCCAGCTCTCCAGACACTTTCTACCGGCGAGATCCCACGAATCACTATGCGAGACTGGTACACGAGCACAACGTGGACAAGAAGGGCTATGCTTTTGCATATGATGATGTACAGCCAGATGAAGGCGAGGATCAGTCCGGCAAGGTGAACGCTGGAGATCCAGTACTGTTCACCGTGACTGTTGGTGGGAAGAGTGCTGCTGCAGGAGGTAGTACAGATGGCAACGCTCAACCGCAGCAGAACTACGACagacctccaccaccgccgcctcccgAGAGTCACCCGAACCATCAAGGGTCGAAGCAGAAGTTGATGGGCAAGCTGGGTGGCTATGCCAAAGGGCTGTTGAGGTGA
- a CDS encoding SUR1-like protein (Probable catalytic subunit of a mannosylinositol phosphorylceramide synthase): MRRGVAIFLGCTVIFLVLAVHQVWTLLELLFIKGLEDAILREELPALGSEREDTRKHLIPKIIHQTYVNTSIPEVWKEAQASCLALHKEPEWEYKLWTDAMSVDFIASEYPDFLDTFKGYRYPIERADAIRYFVLDHYGGIYLDLDDGCARPMEPLLSYPAFVRKTSPTGISNDVMGAVPHHPFFRLVMKELHKFDRSWILPYITVMASTGPLFLSVIWRHYGDNGYNVGDGADGGRIRILFPELYQGSKWSFFTHHVGNSWHSNDSDLMFWMSRHWRLVTAFGFIVGFGLLFLGWVIYRRQFLAAPPDTLPTWKKRSVRQRIPFWARRSAQREYEMINRHEP; the protein is encoded by the exons ATGCGACGAGGTGTAGCCATATTCCTCGGATGTACCGTCATATTCCTTGTACTCGCGGTTCACCAAGTCTGGACGCTGCTGGAGCTCCTCTTCATCAAGGGACTTGAAGATGCTATCCTACGAGAAGAACTCCCAGCGCTGGGGTCGGAGCGTGAGGATACACGGAAACATTTGATCCCGAAGATCATACACCAGACCTACGTCAACACCAGTATACCAGAGGTGTGGAAAGAGGCGCAAGCAAGCTGTCTGGCTCTGCACAAGGAACCGGAGTGGGAGTATAAGCTATGGACTGATGCCATGTCGGTGGACTTCATTGCTTCAGAATACCCGGACTTCTTGGACACGTTTAAGGGATATCGATATCCGATCGAGCGTGCAGATGCTATTCGGTACTTCGTGCTGGACCACTATGGAGGAATATATCTCGATCTGGATGATGGTTGTGCCCGTCCCATGGAGCCTCTGCTCAGCTATCCCGCGTTCGTGCGCAAGACTTCACCTACAGGTATCAGCAACGATGTGATGGGTGCTGTCCCGCATCATCCCTTCTTCAGGCTGGTCATGAAAGAGTTGCACAAGTTCGATCGAAGCTGGATTCTGCCATACATCACCGTCATGGCCAGTACAGGTCCTCTGTTTCTGAGTGTGATATGGCGGCACTACGGCGACAATGGATATAACGTTGGCGATGGTGCAGATGGCGGACGCATACGAATCTTGTTCCCAGAGCTGTATCAGGGCAGCAAATGGAGCTTCTTCACTCATCACGTTGGGAATAGCTGGCACAGCAACGATTCGGATTTGATGTTCTGG ATGTCGCGGCATTGGCGACTTGTAACAGCTTTTGGCTTCATCGTTGGATTTGGATTGTTGTTTCTTGGGTGGGTGATCTACCGTCGACAATTTCTCGCAGCGCCGCCCGATACACTACCCACATGGAAAAAGCGATCCGTTCGACAGCGGATCCCATTCTGGGCAAGGAGAAGCGCGCAGAGAGAGTACGAAATGATAAATCGCCATGAGCCTTAG